One Equus quagga isolate Etosha38 chromosome 5, UCLA_HA_Equagga_1.0, whole genome shotgun sequence genomic window carries:
- the KRTCAP3 gene encoding keratinocyte-associated protein 3 isoform X2, protein MRCCRLCRFDAARGPRLLMRVGLALILVGHLNLLLGAVLHGTVLRHVANPRGAVTPEYTTANVISVGSGLLHWALLALALLNLLMSAACSLGLLLAVSLTVANGGRRLIADCHPGLLDPLLPLDQGPGQTDCSFDPTRIYDTALALWIPSLLMSAAEAALSGYCCVAALTLRGVGPCKKEGLQGQLEELTELELPKFKRQENEQLLDQNQEIQASRKSWA, encoded by the exons ATGAGGTGCTGCCGCCTCTGCAGATTCG ACGCTGCCCGGGGCCCCCGGCTGCTTATGCGCGTGGGCCTCGCATTGATCTTGGTGGGCCACCTGAACCTGCTGCTGGGGGCCGTGCTGCACGGCACCGTCCTGCGGCACGTGGCCAATCCTCGCGGCGCCGTCACCCCGGAGTACACTACCGCCAATGTCATCTCcgtgggctcagggctgctg CACTGGGCCCTGCTGGCACTAGCTCTCCTGAACCTGCTCATGTCTGCTGCCTGCTCGCTGGGCCTCCTCCTTGCTGTGTCACTCACTGTGGCCAATGGTGGCCGCCGTCTTATTGCTGACTGTCATCCAGGACTGCTGGATCCTTTGCTACCCTTGGACCAGGGGCCAGGACAAACTGACTGCTCCTTTGACCCCACAAGAATCTAT GATACAGCCTTGGCTCTCTGGATCCCTTCTTTGCTCATGTCTGCAGCAGAGGCTGCTCTGTCTGGTTACTGCTGTGTGGCCGCACTCACTCTACGTGGGGTTGGGCCCTGCAAGAAGGAAGGACTACAGGGGCAG CTGGAGGAACTGACGGAGCTTGAACTTCCTAAATTTAAAAGGCAGGAAAATGAGCAGCTACTGGATCAAAATCAAGAAATCCAGGCATCACGGAAAAGTTGGGCTTAG
- the KRTCAP3 gene encoding keratinocyte-associated protein 3 isoform X1 codes for MRCCRLCRFDAARGPRLLMRVGLALILVGHLNLLLGAVLHGTVLRHVANPRGAVTPEYTTANVISVGSGLLSVSVGLVALLASRNLLRPRLHWALLALALLNLLMSAACSLGLLLAVSLTVANGGRRLIADCHPGLLDPLLPLDQGPGQTDCSFDPTRIYDTALALWIPSLLMSAAEAALSGYCCVAALTLRGVGPCKKEGLQGQLEELTELELPKFKRQENEQLLDQNQEIQASRKSWA; via the exons ATGAGGTGCTGCCGCCTCTGCAGATTCG ACGCTGCCCGGGGCCCCCGGCTGCTTATGCGCGTGGGCCTCGCATTGATCTTGGTGGGCCACCTGAACCTGCTGCTGGGGGCCGTGCTGCACGGCACCGTCCTGCGGCACGTGGCCAATCCTCGCGGCGCCGTCACCCCGGAGTACACTACCGCCAATGTCATCTCcgtgggctcagggctgctg AGTGTTTCCGTGGGACTTGTGGCCCTCTTGGCATCCAGGAACCTTCTTCGCCCACGACTG CACTGGGCCCTGCTGGCACTAGCTCTCCTGAACCTGCTCATGTCTGCTGCCTGCTCGCTGGGCCTCCTCCTTGCTGTGTCACTCACTGTGGCCAATGGTGGCCGCCGTCTTATTGCTGACTGTCATCCAGGACTGCTGGATCCTTTGCTACCCTTGGACCAGGGGCCAGGACAAACTGACTGCTCCTTTGACCCCACAAGAATCTAT GATACAGCCTTGGCTCTCTGGATCCCTTCTTTGCTCATGTCTGCAGCAGAGGCTGCTCTGTCTGGTTACTGCTGTGTGGCCGCACTCACTCTACGTGGGGTTGGGCCCTGCAAGAAGGAAGGACTACAGGGGCAG CTGGAGGAACTGACGGAGCTTGAACTTCCTAAATTTAAAAGGCAGGAAAATGAGCAGCTACTGGATCAAAATCAAGAAATCCAGGCATCACGGAAAAGTTGGGCTTAG
- the KRTCAP3 gene encoding keratinocyte-associated protein 3 isoform X3: MRCCRLCRFDAARGPRLLMRVGLALILVGHLNLLLGAVLHGTVLRHVANPRGAVTPEYTTANVISVGSGLLALCLPECFRGTCGPLGIQEPSSPTTGLLDPLLPLDQGPGQTDCSFDPTRIYDTALALWIPSLLMSAAEAALSGYCCVAALTLRGVGPCKKEGLQGQLEELTELELPKFKRQENEQLLDQNQEIQASRKSWA, encoded by the exons ATGAGGTGCTGCCGCCTCTGCAGATTCG ACGCTGCCCGGGGCCCCCGGCTGCTTATGCGCGTGGGCCTCGCATTGATCTTGGTGGGCCACCTGAACCTGCTGCTGGGGGCCGTGCTGCACGGCACCGTCCTGCGGCACGTGGCCAATCCTCGCGGCGCCGTCACCCCGGAGTACACTACCGCCAATGTCATCTCcgtgggctcagggctgctg GCTTTGTGTCTTCCAGAGTGTTTCCGTGGGACTTGTGGCCCTCTTGGCATCCAGGAACCTTCTTCGCCCACGACTG GACTGCTGGATCCTTTGCTACCCTTGGACCAGGGGCCAGGACAAACTGACTGCTCCTTTGACCCCACAAGAATCTAT GATACAGCCTTGGCTCTCTGGATCCCTTCTTTGCTCATGTCTGCAGCAGAGGCTGCTCTGTCTGGTTACTGCTGTGTGGCCGCACTCACTCTACGTGGGGTTGGGCCCTGCAAGAAGGAAGGACTACAGGGGCAG CTGGAGGAACTGACGGAGCTTGAACTTCCTAAATTTAAAAGGCAGGAAAATGAGCAGCTACTGGATCAAAATCAAGAAATCCAGGCATCACGGAAAAGTTGGGCTTAG